The window TTCTTCGATACCAATAAAAATACGTTCTACTTCCTGTTCGAGGGTAACGAGCTGATTGGGAGCGCGATGCTGCGACGGAATGAAATCCATTGCATGAGCGTCGCGCGGAAGTTCCATCGCCGGGGGTATGGGGCGATGCTGACAAAGTACTGCGTGAACACCGCGCTCGCGAAGGGATACGCATGCGTGGAACTCCGCGTCCTGAACGATAACACGCCCGCGATCGGTTTGTATGAAAAGATCGGGTTCGAGATCATCGGGGAAGGATAAGTTATACTTATTTATACGATTAATATTATTTCTTTTGTAACATTACGAATTCGACTGACTCCTTCAATAACGGGAGGTCTTTTATATAATCCGCGGTATTCTTCCGCGCGATAAACACCCATTCCTTCATTACGTAACGGTTCATCGGACGGAACTCCCCCGCATCAGGGTCGCTTCCGATAATCGCATCCACCCGTTCCTTCGGCAATTTAATGCTCACCCCTTCCTCGTAGACGCACGCGAACATCTTTTTACCGATAGAGTATGCGGGGAACCCGAACGATTTCCCGGCCTTCACTTCAGGAAGCGTGAGGAGCATTTCGTCGAGGGTATTTTTTATTTCAGGGTAAAAATGATTGTCATGGATACCGTCCCTTTTTATCGATCCCTGATTCTATATCCATCGATGTTGAAGTTCAAGTAAAATAAATTTTACTGATGGAACTGTTGTAAAATTGTATCGAATTATCGGTAAGATACACGACTTGTCCGATCACGTATGAATAAAAAAAAGCCGCCCCATGCAGGGGCGGCTCCGAGTTTTTTGATAGATTTAGAACTGAGCGGTATAGTTCAAGCCGTTGTTATTATCCCAGTAGGTCTTTCCGCTGACCTTATAGTAGATCGCGTACTGAACCTTGGTGCCCGGCTGAATAGTGGACTCGCTCAAGATTTCGAAAGTGTCGGTATTGGCGGCGCTGTTATACGACGTCCAGTAACCGTTGTAGTCCTTGTAGGACTTCCAGTTATCGGTGGTGTAACGGATACCGACTATTTTGCTGTAGGCGATATTGTTCACACCCGCGGTCACCTTGAGCTGGCCGCTGACATAGACTGTGCCGCCGTACTTATAGTACTTCAGCAATTCCTGGCTGATACGCCATACGTTCTTCGTAGTGTTCCATTCGATCGAGAACGCGGGAGCCTTCTGGACTTCCTTGGTGGAAGTAATCATCGTCTCGCCGTCATCTGAAATAACGACTTCGTTCGGCCCGAGTACGGGACGGTCGTTCTTTAACGAACACGCGGAAAAACCCATTCCTAAAACGATTACGGCAACCGCCGTAAAAATACCTCTGTTTCTCATTTGATCCTCCATAAACCATATTATTGATTTGCACCTAATAGGTGCTTATTGCATTTTTTCAAGGCATAATATTAATGCATTATGCACTTTGTGTCAACTTTTTTCGAAAATATTTTTTATTTTTTCAGTAGAGCTTGCGTTACATTAGAAAAGGGTGTAAAATAGGGTAATGAAAAATGAGGGTATGAGATGGAACAACGTGTATTTCCGCGGGCGGATACCGATTTTCCGACGAAAGCAATTATCGATGGAAAATGCATCCCCTGCCGAGTTAAGAACATTTCGTACGGCGGCGCGTCCCTTCTGATCGAGAAGCAGTTTGTGGGGCTTCTTGACAAGCGGGATGTCGGTAAGAGGGCGTTATTCTCGTTTAAGCCTGAGGAGCTTAACAACGCTTCAACTTATCGCGGTAAGATAGTTCGTCTGCTCTCTATGGACGATACCGCGTTTTTAGCCGTACAGTTCATGGCAGTATAGTCCATATCCGCTCACCTTTTTTCCGCTTTCTTTACTAATCTAGAAGAATTTTCGATAATTATCATTTTTGGTTCTTTCTAAAAACGAGTGGGTAAAGATGAGAAATATGAATGGATAAAATATAATAATCCATGCAAAATAAACTATTCGAGATGGCTCTGGGGATAACCGAGCCGTACTTTGTGAAGGATATCGA of the Brevinematales bacterium genome contains:
- a CDS encoding MmcQ/YjbR family DNA-binding protein, with translation MLLTLPEVKAGKSFGFPAYSIGKKMFACVYEEGVSIKLPKERVDAIIGSDPDAGEFRPMNRYVMKEWVFIARKNTADYIKDLPLLKESVEFVMLQKK
- a CDS encoding PilZ domain-containing protein — encoded protein: MEQRVFPRADTDFPTKAIIDGKCIPCRVKNISYGGASLLIEKQFVGLLDKRDVGKRALFSFKPEELNNASTYRGKIVRLLSMDDTAFLAVQFMAV
- a CDS encoding GNAT family N-acetyltransferase → MNHDYIMQYSGGKFDLPAMDIRTYREEYFIPELELESDIFYDLRVRHDIRPYRIVDSTDAEMREIREFFDTNKNTFYFLFEGNELIGSAMLRRNEIHCMSVARKFHRRGYGAMLTKYCVNTALAKGYACVELRVLNDNTPAIGLYEKIGFEIIGEG